The Oculatellaceae cyanobacterium genome contains the following window.
GACCGTTTTTGAGATGTTGTTCAACTATCACTGACACATCATTAGGTTTTACTCGGTAATACCACGTTTCTTCAGGTAAAATCCGCACAGTTGGGCCAATACTACATTGTCCCTGACACCCAGCACTTGTCACTGTCACCCCTGGAACAACAACTTCCTGAAAAGCAGCCAGCACCTCTGCTGAATTATTTGCTAGACAAGAGCGGTATTGACAAACTAGCACACAGCGCTGTTTTAGATTTGGCGAATTTTCTTCTAAACCAGTTTCCACGCTTGCTGTTTATGAAGATTTATTACTAATAATATAATACCTGTTTTTACCAATGCCGAGCTTTAAAAAGTCTGTAATTTTTTGTAAAAATACAGCGCAATCATTAATTTAAATGCGTCTTAGCTTAATGCGGGCATCTTGCCCACGTGATTTTTGGTGATTTATCAGTCTAGATTTTAGGAAAATGTATTCGCTAACCTTACATAAGGTCTTAAATATATAAAGACTAATCTCGATACTAGGAAAAACGAGCGTGACTTATTTAGAAGCAGCAGCCCAATTTTACAGTGAAGTAGCAGAAACACCGCAAGTTGGTTTGTGCTGCGTACAAAGTAGCCCTTTGCAACTACCAGGGCTGAAAATTTCTCCTCAAATGCAGGAAATGAACTATGGATGCGGGACTACAGTTCATGCAGCAGAATTGGTGAATCAGCCAACAGTCTTGTATGTGGGTGTCGGTGGTGGTTTAGAAGCACTACAATTTGCTTATTTTTCCCGTAAACCTGGTGCTGTAATTGCTGTTGATCCGGTTCCAGCGATGCGTGAAGCCGCAGCACGTAACTTAGTTATTGCGGCTGAAGAAAATTCCTGGTTTGATCCGAGTTTTGTAGAGATTCGGGAAGGTGATGCTTTTAATTTACCAGTTCCAGATGCTTCTGTAGATGTAGTAGCTCAAAATTGTCTATTTAATATCTTTGAACCAGCAGATCTTAAAAAAGCTCTCCAAGAAGCTTACCGTGTTTTAAAGCCAGGTGGACGTTTACTAATGAGCGACCCTATCGCTACTCGTGAAATTCCGCAACACTTGCGCCAAGACCAACGCTTACGGGCAATGTGTTTATCTGGGGCGTTAACTTATCAGGAATATACTCAGCATTTAGTTGATACTGGTTTTGGACAAATAGAAGTTCGGGCGCGTCGTCCTTATCGGTTGCTAGATTGCCAAACTTATAATTTGTCAGAACCTTTACTATTAGAAAGTCTTGATTCTGTATCCTTTAAAGTACCAATTCCAGAAGATGGTGCTTGCATTTTTACAGGTAAAACAGCTATTTATTCAGGTTCGCAAGAAATATTTGATGATTCAGCAGGTCATATTCTGCAAAAAGGTGTACCAGCAGCCGTATGTGATAAAACTGCTGCTAAGTTAGGCTCAATTCTACCTGAAGAAATCTTAATTACAGATTCAACTTGGCACTACACTGGTGGCGGCTGTTGCTAATTAATACTAGATTCAAGTAAAAAATGTTAATCCTCGCTTTGCTTTTAGCTACCCTATTTTTAGCTTACTCTAACGGTGCTAATGATAACTTTAAAGGTGTAGCTACTTTATTTGGTAGCCAAACAGTTAACTATAAAGTGGCAGTTTGGTTAGCTACATTAGCAACATTTGCTGGATCATTAGCATCTATTTTTTTAGCAGAGACGCTGTTAAAAAACTTTTCTGGCAAGGGGTT
Protein-coding sequences here:
- a CDS encoding (2Fe-2S) ferredoxin domain-containing protein, with the translated sequence METGLEENSPNLKQRCVLVCQYRSCLANNSAEVLAAFQEVVVPGVTVTSAGCQGQCSIGPTVRILPEETWYYRVKPNDVSVIVEQHLKNGQPVEKMLNPRIHLRFSF
- the arsM gene encoding arsenosugar biosynthesis arsenite methyltransferase ArsM yields the protein MTYLEAAAQFYSEVAETPQVGLCCVQSSPLQLPGLKISPQMQEMNYGCGTTVHAAELVNQPTVLYVGVGGGLEALQFAYFSRKPGAVIAVDPVPAMREAAARNLVIAAEENSWFDPSFVEIREGDAFNLPVPDASVDVVAQNCLFNIFEPADLKKALQEAYRVLKPGGRLLMSDPIATREIPQHLRQDQRLRAMCLSGALTYQEYTQHLVDTGFGQIEVRARRPYRLLDCQTYNLSEPLLLESLDSVSFKVPIPEDGACIFTGKTAIYSGSQEIFDDSAGHILQKGVPAAVCDKTAAKLGSILPEEILITDSTWHYTGGGCC